The genomic window GGCCCTGAGGCTAACCGGCAAAGGGTGGAACGGGTTTTGGTCGAGCAAAAGGGATACGCAAAAGAAGACATCGAAGTTGATGCTCCCCTTGAGGTTGAGATCGCGGGAAAAGAATACCGGTCAAGTGTCGATCTGGTGGTCAGTGTGGATGGTAAGCGTTTGATGGCTGTTAAATGTGCGGCAGGCTCTCTGGGGTCAAGAGAAAGAGAAATTATTGCGGCTTCCAGGCTTCTTGATAATTATCAAATTCCTTTTTCTGTCGCTTCGGATGGGAAAACCGCCATTGTACTGGATACCGTATCCGGGAAAAAACTGGGGGAGGGTCTTCATGCGATTCCTGCAAAAGAGGAGATAAAAAAGAGTTCCTCTGCCACGCGGCCTCAACCTCTGCCTGAGAAACGTTTTGAAAAAGAAAAGCTTATTTTTCGCAGCTATGACAGCATGAACGTAAATGTAACACGCAATATGTAAAGAGCAAATAGGTCTTTATCGAAGCCCTTATTTTAAAACAATGAG from Thermodesulfobacteriota bacterium includes these protein-coding regions:
- a CDS encoding type I restriction enzyme HsdR N-terminal domain-containing protein, coding for MADLTKPGNVIIDFVTGKEIPDVGPEANRQRVERVLVEQKGYAKEDIEVDAPLEVEIAGKEYRSSVDLVVSVDGKRLMAVKCAAGSLGSREREIIAASRLLDNYQIPFSVASDGKTAIVLDTVSGKKLGEGLHAIPAKEEIKKSSSATRPQPLPEKRFEKEKLIFRSYDSMNVNVTRNM